AAAAAAGAAACTCATCTTTCAGGAGTTTCAAAAGTTGAAATAGAAAGAGCTTCTAAGAGAATAAAAGTAACTATCTACACTGCAAAACCAGGTATGGTTATCGGTAAAGGTGGAGCTGGAGTAGAAGAACTTAGAAAGAAATTAGAAAAACTTACAGACAAATCAGTTATAGTAAATATCGAAGAAATCAAAAACCAAGATACAAATGCTCAATTAGTAGCTGAAAATATTGCTGGACAACTTGAAAGACGTATTTCTTTCAGAAGAGCAATGAAACAGTCCATCCAAAGATCAATGAGAGCTGGAGTTAAAGGTATCAAAACTCAGGTATCAGGTAGGGTTGGTGGAGCCGACATGGCTAGAACCGAAGGTTACAGCGAAGGTACAATTCCTCTACAAACTCTAAGAGCAGACATCGATTACGGATTTGCTGAAGCAGATACAACTTATGGAAAAATCGGTGTTAAAGTATGGCTTTACAAAGGCGAAATTCTTCCAGGAATGAAAGCTGTAGAAGAAACTGCTGATAAAAAAGCTAAGAGAAGACCAAATAGAAGAAACAGAGACAATACCAGAGGCAGAAAAGACTCAGGTAAGAAGTTTAATAAAAGAGACGCACAATAATTAGAACATAGGAAGGGGGAACAACTATGTTGATACCTAAGAGAGTTAAGTATCGTAGAGTCCACAGAGGTAGAATGACAGGACTTGCTCATAAAGGTAATACAATCACTTATGGTGAGTATGGCCTGCAAGCACTAGAGCCTTTCTGGATGACTGCGAATCAAATAGAGGCTGCTAGACGAGCCATGACCAGACATATAAAAAGAGGCGGGAATGTTTGGATTAAAGTATTCCCGGACAAACCGGTAACTAAGAAACCAGCTGAAGTTAGAATGGGTTCCGGAAAAGGTGCTCCTGAGTACTGGGTAGCTGTTGTTAAACCGGGTAGAGTACTATTTGAAATGGGTGGAGTTGATGAGGATATAGCAAGAGAAGCTATGAGACTTGCAGCTCACAAACTACCAATTAAAACCAAGTTTATAGCAAGAGAAGAAGCTACCGAGAAGGATGGTGAAGCTTAATGAAACCAGCTGAAATCAGAAAGTTAAATGATAATGATTTAAATGCTAAATTAAGTGATCTTAAGGTTGAACTTTTCAACCTACGTTTCCAACATGCAACAGGTCAATTAGATAATCCACTGCTTATTAAAGGCATAAAAAAGGATATTGCTAGAGTTAAGACCATTGTAAGAGAACGTGAACTTAATATCGGGAAGGAGGCTTAATCTATATGGAAAGAAATAGTCGTAAAACCATGATAGGAACAGTCGTTTCCGACAAAATGGATAAAACAATAGTGGTTGAGATTTCAACTTTCGTAACTCATCCGCTTTATAAAAAACAAATCAAAAGAACTAATAAATTCTCAGCTCATGATGAAAACAATGAGTGTGGAATCGGTGATAGAGTAAGAATAATGGAGACAAGACCAATTTCTAAGAACAAAAGATGGAGACTTGTCGACATAATAGAAAAAGCGAAGTAATTTAGTCCGGAGGAGGCTTAACATGATACAAACTGAGAGTCGAATGAGAGTTGCAGACAATTCGGGCGCTAGAGAACTTCTGGTAATTAGAGTTTTAGGCGGTACAAATAAAAAGTATGCAAGAATCGGAGACATAGTAGTCTGTACTGTTAAAAGTGCAGCACCAGGCGGAGTTGTAAAGAAAAGTGAAATCGTCAAAGCCGTAGTAGTTAGAACTAAAGACGGAGTTAAGAGAAATGACGGATCATACATCAAATTCGATGACAATGCCGCTGTTATAATAAAAGATGATAAAAACCCAGTGGGTACTAGAATTTTCGGACCAGTAACCAGAGAGCTTCGTGCAGGAAACTTTATGAGGATCATATCTCTGGCTCCGGAAGTGCTTTAGTTAGGAGGCTTGAAGATGCGAATAAAAACCGGTGATACGGTAGTCGTGATTGCAGGTAAGAGTAAAGGCGTAAAAGGACAAGTTCTTAAATACTCTGCTAAGACAAACAAGGTT
The sequence above is a segment of the Peptoniphilaceae bacterium AMB_02 genome. Coding sequences within it:
- the rplP gene encoding 50S ribosomal protein L16, which produces MLIPKRVKYRRVHRGRMTGLAHKGNTITYGEYGLQALEPFWMTANQIEAARRAMTRHIKRGGNVWIKVFPDKPVTKKPAEVRMGSGKGAPEYWVAVVKPGRVLFEMGGVDEDIAREAMRLAAHKLPIKTKFIAREEATEKDGEA
- the rpmC gene encoding 50S ribosomal protein L29; the encoded protein is MKPAEIRKLNDNDLNAKLSDLKVELFNLRFQHATGQLDNPLLIKGIKKDIARVKTIVRERELNIGKEA
- the rplN gene encoding 50S ribosomal protein L14 codes for the protein MIQTESRMRVADNSGARELLVIRVLGGTNKKYARIGDIVVCTVKSAAPGGVVKKSEIVKAVVVRTKDGVKRNDGSYIKFDDNAAVIIKDDKNPVGTRIFGPVTRELRAGNFMRIISLAPEVL
- the rpsC gene encoding 30S ribosomal protein S3 → MGQKVHPHGLRVGIIKDWDSKWFADKEEFGDLLVEDHKVRELIKKETHLSGVSKVEIERASKRIKVTIYTAKPGMVIGKGGAGVEELRKKLEKLTDKSVIVNIEEIKNQDTNAQLVAENIAGQLERRISFRRAMKQSIQRSMRAGVKGIKTQVSGRVGGADMARTEGYSEGTIPLQTLRADIDYGFAEADTTYGKIGVKVWLYKGEILPGMKAVEETADKKAKRRPNRRNRDNTRGRKDSGKKFNKRDAQ
- the rpsQ gene encoding 30S ribosomal protein S17 yields the protein MERNSRKTMIGTVVSDKMDKTIVVEISTFVTHPLYKKQIKRTNKFSAHDENNECGIGDRVRIMETRPISKNKRWRLVDIIEKAK